The window atcaaGGCCAGTTTATGTCtgaattttattgtgtttataaaaTTATGTTCACGAAATAAATTAGGAAAAAGACCAACACAttatatttctattatttatGTCTCCCAAGGACATCAAGTTCATAAATCCAGAGCTGttatataacaaatataaaatgtgtgttttttttggaaaacaaagtgaaaagtgtTGTTTTGTTTGAAATTATACCAAAGGCTGTCCTAATGAAGTAATCCATGTATTTCTTAGCACTTAATGTAAAATAcagtttattaaagtaaataattgacttggtttttataTTGGCATTAGGTTTATCACATCTGTTATAGCTTTCACCTACCAGGTgctcttcatatttttaaattgtttattgcagatgttaaaggaatTTTGGGAAAGCTGGGCCAGAGTGACAATATTTTGGAGACATCGGTGTTGATTGGATATTCACAGGACAGTGAGACTCAGTTTGCTCTGGACCTTGGTAACTGCTTGTTTGTTACCCATGGCCTTTGTAATTAGGCTTGATGAGGCAATTTGCTGTAAAATATGCTTAAATATTCTTGTAACTTATCCGTATTATCAACACAATAATCCTCATTATAAACCAAATTGATGTTCTTAATTTAGAGAAGGAAATCATTAACAGGAAGTAAAGGTGTACAATATGTGAGACAGTAGATGATTTTTAATCCTCAGATCAGAGTGATGCACCATTAGTTTGAAGCTGCCATATTAAAGGTCTGTAAGTGAGCATGTAAAGTGTGTTAAAACAGGGTTAAGAGTGTTCCAAAAATTTGGAGAATGCAttttaatctattaaaaaatttcaGGGATATTGGAGATGAATGACTTGGACCACCATTTCTGTGGAACCTTTGTTGAACTAAGGAAAGCATTCTTTCTTTTGAGGAGACAGGATATCCCTCTAGTGTTTCGGGTATGCAATATCTTATTGTGTGCTAGATTTTTTTTAGAtgtaggttttgttttttgatgttttgtttaatATCTAATTAAGTGAAATCTGTAAACTGTGGTATATGGTATCTGACTGTAAAAGATACAGTATCATTTATCATAAGTATAAATCATTTAAAGGAAGGTTTAAGTAGGAGAAAGTGTGACtgtatgtttaaaagaaaaaaataaaaataatatattgaggTTCTGTAAGAGTTGTCTTTCTGGTAGATGCTCATGGAAACCTTGCTCCAATGACTGTGGCTTCctaaaattcaagaaaaaaagagTAGAGAGTAAAACCCCAATAAAGAGGCAAGGTTGTTGCTGATAGTTATCAATTGCTTTCTTTCAGAGCCAAGCCCTGCTTCGATGGCACCAAACACATCAATACTGTAGCCAAAGTGGCAAGCCAACAGAGCGCAACCGGGCAGGTAGCCAGAGAATCTGCAAGTCCAATGGAAATATCTATTATCCACAGGTAAATTATCTAGTATTTCAACTATTTCAGATGACCccaagaatttattattattatctggatACAGAAATATaagagaatatacagtattatcattCAACCCAATGAAATCCatcaatttcttatttgtctaacACTTAAAAAGTCATGCCAGATCAAGTCTTGACAGTCCACAATGCTGTACTTTCAACTGCATTATTAGGTAACTTCTCCATATGTTTACATTCTTCTGTATTAAGAAATAGACTCATTGACCACTTCATTAGGTCCTGGGTAGAGCCCCTTTTGCATCCAGAACAGCCTGAATTCATGCAGGTACTGCAGGGTTTTTCAGCCATGTATTCATGGCTGCAAACCTTTCATTCCACGTCACCCCAAGAGGATTTGTTTGTATGAGATCTGGGAATTGTGCAGGCAATTGGACTAAAGTATAATCACTGTGAAGATTGTGGAAACAGCTTGAAATGACACGTGCCTTATGACATAgttcattatcctgctggaagtatcaatttgaaaaaaaataaaggaatgtaCCTGGTCACCAATAATGCTTAAGTATGCTGTGATGTTCAACATATGCCCATTTGGTAGTAAGATGCCTAGTGTGTTCCAAAAATATTCCCCACTCTACCCCAGAATACCCCCAACTAACTTGATACAAAATAGATCTGCGTATTTGTGCTTTTTATGCCAAATTGTGACACTCCCATCTACATGTCACATCAGAAATTCTTTGAACCAGGCTGCTTTTTGTAACCTTTGGCCATCTAGTTTCAATGATCGCTTACCGACAGTACCCCTAtcttcctgttcttagctgagAGAAGAGGAACCTAACATGGTGTAATGCTGCTGTAGCCTATTTGATTCTATGTTCAACACATTTTACCTTCAGAGATGCCCCTCTTTCTGCCAACCACTGTTGTAAAGAGCTATTATTTGAACAGTTATGATCTTTGTTAGTTTGAACAAATCTTCCCATGTTCCTGATTGAACTGTCATTTTCCAAATGTTATTGTTTATTACAACATTCTTGGTAAACTCTAGAGTGTGAAAATTGCCTTTCCAAGATGCAGGAACTACATTGTGTGGCACCAACAGTTCTATCACAATTAAAGTCACATAGATCACACTGGTcaaaaaacaactaaaacaatTGGCCTCTTTATAATAATTTGTAGGTATACTTTATAAAGTtgtatttgaatgtatttttaatagTTGTGTCAAATATACTCTTAATTACAGTAAATTTAACTAATTTCCCTTACCCATGTAAAGAGGTTTTAAAATAATAGGCTGCCAACTTTTTTAATCACCTTATTGTTTTAAATTCTTCTTTCATGTCTCCTGATAGTCTTTAATTGcctaaaatgaaaagattaatttCCTTTAGCTTTCTTCATAGCTTAAACCTTATAGTCCTGTAATTAGTAGAGAAGCTTGTTTTAGTACATTGTATAGTGCTGTATATTATGCCTGTCTTGTAACatggagacaaaaactgcatACAGAATTACATGCAAGTCTTTCAAAGATCATCAGTTAGTCTAAGCTTGTGTGACGATGctggtcctgctccatgctcccacttccagctttgggagcccttgaacccaacaccatcggtaatgtaatTGGATAAACCAGAAACAGTGTCCAAATTGCAGtgcttccaataaataaatccataaaaacagggtgaATAAAAGtggttaaaataatccaaataaataaatccaattaaaataatgttaaaaacaatggctgaaaGCAGTCCCCTTTTAAAAACCCAGTGCCTTCTTATAGCTGGTGGCTCCACTGCTTCTCCCATacaggccctgcaacaggggagttgccctatCTGCTGGTGCAGCTGCCTTCTACACTGGTACGGTAGCCTTCCAACCCCTGGCTCCGTACAACTAATCCACCAGATCGAGACTCAGGTTCCCCCAATGGCCAGGGTGCTCATGCTGGGGCTCACTTTCCCAAGCCTCCCTAACTGCCGCTGCCTTCCACAACGAGTCGTCCACTctgctggtcactccagctcctgagATTGCCctgctggagcgaccgcttcctgcTGCCCCTACCAAGTGTCGGCCTAACACTCCTCCTCAGGCAGtctcctctcagctgcctgcATTCACCAGTGAGCCTGCTTTCGCTCACTCATTCCCACATTGGCTCTCTGCACCTCCTGCCTCCTTCTTTCCATTTACCTCCATTCTCCGATCTTTTTCTTGTTCTCCCCTCTGCACtcgcgcttctcctatttataatggggatgtggcacaggtctGGTTATTAGCAGCTTCTGGTACCAATTACGGACACGGGCGATTCCGTACCTGTACACTTCAGTGCAGAAACTCCCAAGCCCATATCGTGCCCGggaaccgctccagccacactaccacatcCCCTCTTTAAGCTGTGAGTatgacgattatttatttaaaaaaaactgaccaTTCATTCAGAGCcacagacctgctataccacattcCTCCCCCCTTAAGCCACCAGTTGCACGGGAAGGCTCCATGCCACTACCAACCCAGTGCAACTGGTGGACCAAGTCCACAGCCTGGCTCTGAAACTGCAcgaaaaacaataaaagcactaaaatcaACCCAAGCTCCCCTTTgttaaaaacaggacattaaaagattAAGAGCTTTAAAATGccaataaaatcaatcaatcaataaataaatgcccATTCAAAAGTTCAGTTTTTAAAATGGCCTCCTCCGGCTTGGGTCCGTGGGTTCTTTCAAAACATCTGGCACAAATCCTGCTTGCTGCTCCTTTTTTTCTTTGGTCCACATCTGCCagttcatccggttacattaccgccGGTGTTGTGTTCGAGGGCTCCCAAatctggaagagggagcatggagcaggaccagCACCATCACAGCATGACATTCTTTGGTTTGCTCTGTTAAACCATAATTTAATCATCCTTTTAGCCAATTAGGTATTCTGTCTGGTTGTGGAAAAGGATGTGTTCACTTGTATTCCCATTTCTCATGCCAGACCCCTTATTATGCAGTGGTACCTGTaacatactttttttatttttttcatattcccCAAATTAGAATTCTATCCTAGTCAGTCTGGTAGGGACTTTGTAGACTTGGAGAgtacttattatttattgtgaagtttgcttaatttctttataaattaaaaagaatatctGCCCTATGACTGCTACAGCTTCATTGGAAAaagcacaacaaaataaaatttaagataTAAAGCTTTTTGGTAATGCACTTTGAACATCACTAGTTTTTTTCTGAGCCAACTCACTTCATCATAAGATTATTTTTTACTCCCGATAGATGGCTCCAGTTGTAATCAGCCTTGTTTCAGATGGAACTCGCTGCCTTCTAGCACGACAGAAGTCATTTCCCAAAGGGTTGTATAGCGCTCTTGCCGGATTCTGTGATATTGGTAAGATAATCCATTGTTTAAGTTCtgcacaaataaagaaaatacatgttGAGTCCATGAATGAATCACATGGGACTACTGaagtaacaattttttttaacatttgaaaaattttttcccctctttctttTTGGCTAAACAGAAAGGTGTATTGGTAAGCCCATCTTGgtagactgaaaaaaaatcacttagaTTATACTATCAGTTTTTCCAATTTGCAGGAAATTGCTGCTGTCATTAAATAAGGATGTCTCTTTTTCCTGTTACTAAACTCCTGTGACTAAAATTACATTTCATAATCCTACCGAGCATCATGTATCTTATAGTAGAAACCTGCTATGCCTTGGACTATTAAAAATAGaagccattttaaaaattttattagggGGTATTTCTTATGTATGATCTCTTCTGTCTCTGATTAATCCTGCAGGTGAGACTGTAGAGGAGACAGTACGAAGAGAGGTGGCAGAAGAAGTTGGGTTGGAGATTGAATCTCTTTGGTACACTGGATCCCAGCACTGGCCCTTTCCAAACAGCTCTCTGATGATTGCGTGCCATGCATCCGTTAGTGCAGAAAAATCACAGgtgaaatcaaataaaacatatctattctattattaatatttaaacagtatctgATTATTATAGTTTCatgaaatacaggtaaaattccattacaacgaatatctttacaacaaaatttttataacaacagtatttttatggtcccgacagtttccccatatgacacaactctatagaaatctcgttactacgtaGTACATTCAGCAggtactttcattacaacgaagtgcccaaaacaccttgaaatgcctgaatgaatcatccacagagcagttagttctgtggtcgcagctcagttgtgcacaacgattcCCAAACAGaaacgtaaaaaaaaattacttcaaactttcctcgtactgttttttttgctgtttttgttttcagaggTTTTCAGTGATAGCTTTTGCTTATtactcatcaacatttgaaaaacatccattggaatttaacttattgtcaccctcctatagaaatgtcagacacgaaaaaacgataaagttcatattagaaaaaaaaactttaaatttttgcagctctcgactgcagcaaaaagaaaacagacgttgccagtgaattcggaattttgaAAGACTGagtaaaaaaagaaggaaaatcttgggttgcaaacgtatgtgaactgctgcatttgaagacgtcgaaaaagccgtttttatgtggttaagtgatgctcgttcaagaaacattcctattaatacggcactcattcaagaaaatgtgaggtttctaaactctcttgggacaatcttccacagacgcagcaatcgcgcttcgggacgcacttcagcatgacgttcccgttgggtggggaggatcccaaaagagttcagaaacctcacaatatgaagaagaagaaaaggatgattcggcttctgatttaTAACTGTGCTGCCTGCAACATGGTTACGCATTTAAATtgtgttcgcgttgaattcctcccacccaattgcacaacagtgcttcagccattggatttgggcatgcattcgcaccctgaaagtgtattatcgcaagaaaatgcagagaaaaattctcgttagcataacttgtagacaggagaagattaaaattaatgcgaaagaagatattgaaatgattgcaaatgcctggatgcaagttaaagaaagcattatagcaacaaatacagaatctcattacaatgaaattttcattacaacaaaccGTTTTTTATGTCCCTGGcagtttgttgtaacggaattttacctgtataataacaattatcttttatttatatggattaatcagaataaattaattgaatttcATTTTAGTATTTAGTCTCTCAGAAATTGCATTTGCTTTACTGTATGTACAAAATTTGATTTTAGAACTGTGCTGCGTGCTTCCCACATTTAGATGCTTGTGACACTGCATGCCATAGTGTCTGTTTATTAAAGTTATGCTCACAGTGATATCAAGATCTAAGATTTCACAACAGAAAATTTCAGTGTTGCAGTAAATAGGCATCTTCTCAAAAAGAAACGTTATTTGTTTGATATTATGATTGCTAAAATACTCAGTTatttaaaaaagtttaattttgtaaaatttcaaaatattcttaTAAGTATCAATGTTAAAACTAAATGAGCATGTTCGTAACAGGCCTAGGATTTGTCATGAtggaagaagatctaaggtttTATTTACCTTTGTACAAGATTCCAAAGTATCTAAAGAAGCAGATCTCTTTCAGGTCAATGGATTTTAATCATCTTATCTTTcattaaacatttataaattaGTTATTGACCTACCAGTTATTTGGTCACAAAATCTAGATATACAAATTATATTGACAGATCCAGTTACATGTGTTggggaagaaaataacattgattGAATTTATCTTCACAGGCTAAAGAGGAAATAGtgatttaaaattaatgtgaTATATTCCCATCATGTGTTTATTACATAAGTAATATAATCTGAGCATTTTAATTTCACCTTATGTGCTCATTCGTCAGATCACGATTAATGATCAGGAGCTGGAAGATGCACGTTGGTTTACTGCTGATGAGATCAAAAGAGCCCTTGAACGAAAAAAACTTCCTCGTGAACAAGAAGCTGGAGTCATACCAATTTGGGTGCCACCACGTACAGCCATTGCCAATCAGCTTATCCAAGAATGGATCAATAAACAGTCCAAATAGTCCTGTACTGATGATGATGCTTGTCAGCTCATGTAGTTCATCAGAAATGTGGAAAACAGTGCATGTTAGAGGTGCTCAAAAAATTTGGGAAGCCACAAATGAGAAAAAGGTTTCCCTGTAGAACAAAGTAagctttttaaatcattttgtctTCCAGGTGTTTTGAAATAATCAAGATATtgtactgtaaaatagttttgattatttaaaatgtatgaatgtaGAGGAGTGGATTTTATTTGAAACGGAGAATATGGTTACTCCATAAATGACATACCAATATGTGATAGATGATTATATTAAATGAtaatacatattaaaataaataacatttagggCTTTGTGTATGATATATGCcctcattttaacaaaaatgcctGTGTTAATACACCAGATTATTTTGTATTCACCTCTTTGTATAAAAAGGCATATTTTCCTTTACTTTGCTCCTCACAGAAAACTTTCAACATCCAAAGTTATTTTGTGTACGTTTTCATTGCACTGTGACCTTTTCCTATTGTTATAATATTTGTGCATACATTTATTCATTCTGAAACTTGCTTTATATAGTGTATGACCACAGTGGACAGCAATAACCGCAAACCAGAAAGTGGGCTCACTTACATGCATACTTGCACTCAAATAATTTGGAAtctccagttaacctaacttgCATGCTTTTGGGGACATGAAAGGAAAACCACAGTACCCAGAATACACCCTCACAGAAATTTGGAGAACTTGAATACACGACACGGACAGCAACTAGATATGGGAGCTGAAGCCAAGACACTgaaccatgaggcagcagcaccaccaaccactgtgccatggtgctgccaatcccagccaacacagggcgcaaggcaggagcaaaccccgggcagggcaccagcccaccgcagggcaaacacacacacacacccacaatttaggatcaccaattcacttaacctgcatgtctttggactgtgggaggaaacccacgcagacacaggggagaacatgcaaactccacgcagggaggacccgggatttCAACAATTAACAATTATATTGTGCTAATTATCATATGGTTGTGTTGCCTGGATGGGAAAGAAGTATTCTGCTTTATCCTACCTCATGTAAAAAGTCAGTACAGTAGTCTTGCATATTGAAAACAGTTTTATTAGTATATTGATTCAATATGATTTTTAGagcatttttatgtaattttggaCATGAGCATTTTTGTGGATAATTAAATTATTACGGAGGCATAAGAACAGGGTTTAAGTACAAGCCATGGGAATATGATGAGCCCAGTAAAGGTAAACCTTTCCTTAGCACAGTTATTGATCTATAAATACAGGataatttaaagaataaaaaagtttTGTCTGCCATGGGGGGCTAAGCTCAGATTCAGTTTTCACAATGAATGTGAAACAATTAATTGCTTGATGAACatgttatttttatacagtgagcaggtaaatatatatatcacatacagtatgtattttcctTGTTACTGGTCTCTGcaaatttctttaatgaaataaaatgtaaaaatacattataacTTTAAGAATGCTGCAGTGATCTCTGGAGATAAAAGCAGTGCTCCTAAAAAATGTCTTGTTGGAATGTTTGTCGTGTTGCagtaaatggaaatggaaaaatgtcagttttttatTATCAATCACAAAATGTTATAAGATAGTAGCAGGCAACATAATTTTTTACATAAAAGTATTCTTTACAGTATAAGGAAATAAAAGAATGCTATATGACACAAGggtcttttgtgtttatttctttcgTGTTTAGAGCCTAGTTTTTTACAACTGCATGCTGGCTAAAAGTAATAAAAGAATGcaatgaaaaatattacaaatcatactgtacatatttgctCATAAAAGAACTACTTTTTTCTTACTCATCAAATATTCTACATTAAGCACTAATTTAGCTTTTAATAATGAACTGTGGAATGCTTctagaaaaatagcaaaaaattgcAGTGTGGCTCTAGTTAATGAAGATATCAGAATCACTGTCTCTTTTGTTAAAATCATTCCTGCTTTTATGAAATGTACAGGGGATAAAAGTCCTAATTGGGCAAGGCTATGATGCAGGATCTTGGTATTCACTTTAAAGTGCCTCATTGTCCATATGTTTGGTCA of the Erpetoichthys calabaricus chromosome 2, fErpCal1.3, whole genome shotgun sequence genome contains:
- the nudt13 gene encoding nucleoside diphosphate-linked moiety X motif 13, which gives rise to MALVWRKLLSTLNTQPLNSSLFLYGHPLVRCCSSYVSQMRYLTVLKEDDDACSKAQASGKFLLFHNLAPLLQKEGHEGYSAPLFAAADVKGILGKLGQSDNILETSVLIGYSQDSETQFALDLGILEMNDLDHHFCGTFVELRKAFFLLRRQDIPLVFRSQALLRWHQTHQYCSQSGKPTERNRAGSQRICKSNGNIYYPQMAPVVISLVSDGTRCLLARQKSFPKGLYSALAGFCDIGETVEETVRREVAEEVGLEIESLWYTGSQHWPFPNSSLMIACHASVSAEKSQITINDQELEDARWFTADEIKRALERKKLPREQEAGVIPIWVPPRTAIANQLIQEWINKQSK